One window of the Triticum dicoccoides isolate Atlit2015 ecotype Zavitan chromosome 3B, WEW_v2.0, whole genome shotgun sequence genome contains the following:
- the LOC119275689 gene encoding protein TRIGALACTOSYLDIACYLGLYCEROL 4, chloroplastic-like, whose amino-acid sequence MLRQMRWLTDREGRWELDVESPATMEGTARPVPGDPLPLGLSRGPRVTRTKQLDFFHRFMASPLVPSFSASRAGLSLHHAHLLHLAHNWSFTILEQLHVQKLVTAVKEKLSNHRQGVPWSNDLERHLHDVISLGVGTEFLITPDTALLLELYNINKGDRGKAIIHHKLPQQNITLAASWPGLFVDKQGVYWDVPLSLSADLASVGSSSGLSYHLLLQQNSGEPKCFGGDETNDVPLALLPGLCAKAAISIKRSIDAWRKKEDKLKMVQPYDAFLSDPHVSFTGIVGAVASGSLGDCSKRIIVPDEMRKSNAFRVFHERNKFAAFADLFASVTFTAQHGNFQRLFLDLTRVSARLDISSGSLFLRGASRLAQDFFFSRRPDLETFCDVCPDVIVSLQQQIVGPFSFRVESSVAIDPRSPDHFVRVGDSVFAIDWALKVLGSAKATAWYSPKHQEAMVELRFFEV is encoded by the exons atgttgCGGCAGATGCGATGGCTGACGGACAGGGAAGGGAGGTGGGAGCTGGACGTGGAGTCCCCGGCGACGATGGAGGGCACGGCGCGCCCGGTCCCGGGCGACCCGCTGCCCCTCGGTCTCTCGCGGGGGCCCCGCGTCACCCGCACCAAGCAGCTCGACTTCTTCCACCGCTTCATGGCCTCCCCGCTCGTCCCCTCCTTCTCCGCCTCCCGCGCCGGCCTCTCCCTCCATCACGCGCACCTCCTCCATCTCGCCCACAACTG GTCATTTACTATCTTGGAGCAGCTTCATGTACAGAAGCTCGTGACAGCCGTGAAGGAGAAGCTGTCAAATCATCGACAAGGGGTTCCCTGGTCCAATGATCTCGAGAGGCATTTGCATGACGTCATTTCTCTAGGTGTTGGCACGGAATTCTTGATCACACCAGACACGGCATTGCTGCTGGAGTTGTACAATATCAACAAGGGGGACCGAGGCAAAGCGATTATTCACCACAAG CTTCCTCAACAAAATATTACATTAGCAGCATCTTGGCCTGGATTATTTGTTGATAAACAgggggtgtactgggatgtgccttTATCATTGTCAGCTGATCTTGCTTCAGTCGGCTCCAGTTCTGGATTGAGTTATCATCTATTGTTACAACAGAATAGTGGGGAGCCAAAATGTTTTGGTGGTGATGAAACCAATGATGTTCCTCTCGCTCTGCTACCTGGTTTGTGTGCTAAAGCAGCTATTTCCATCAAGAGAAGTATTGATGCTTGGAGGAAGAAAGAAGACAAGCTAAAAATGGTTCAgccttatgatgcatttctctcagacCCTCATGTTTCATTCACTGGAATTGTTG GTGCTGTAGCCAGTGGTTCTTTGGGAGATTGTTCAAAAAGAATTATAGTGCCGGACGAAATGCGAAAAAGCAATGCCTTCAGAGTATTCCACGAGAGGAATAAGTTTGCTGCATTTGCAGACCTCTTTGCTTCTGTTACTTTTACAGCTCAACATGGAAATTTCCAGAGGCTTTTCCTGGATTTGACCAGGGTCAGTGCCCGATTAGATATATCCTCAGGATCTTTGTTCTTACGTGGTGCTTCTCGATTAGCGCAAGATTTTTTCTTCTCTAGACGGCCTGATTTAGAGACATTCTGTGATGTTTGTCCAGATGTGATTGTTTCTCTTCAACAACAG ATAGTTGGACCATTCAGCTTTCGTGTTGAATCTTCTGTTGCCATTGACCCAAGAAGTCCAGACCATTTTGTTCGAGTGGGCGACTCGGTCTTCGCCATTGATTGGGCCCTGAAGGTTCTGGGTTCAGCAAAGGCCACAGCTTGGTATTCGCCCAAGCATCAGGAAGCAATGGTGGAGCTTCGTTTCTTTGAGGTCTGA